A region of Streptomyces sp. NBC_01264 DNA encodes the following proteins:
- a CDS encoding glycosyltransferase family 87 protein: MDHPRARPLLTTVLLLAALTAVLVPAVREEGYFADPARLTWWYAAAWTLFGAAAWSLRRVPERYVVPLVLAGALAVCAAGLSGPPLTSTDSFRYAWDGRVQAAGISPYDHAPADPALRTLRDDWLFPRGGAACAGPDRVAIEPGVCTRINRPTVHTVYPPVAEGYFGLVHALSPAGVRHKALQTGGALLALAVTGALLLVQRRRGARLRTAAYWAWCPAVAVEAVNNAHVDVLAVLLSVAALGMVVRRRALGGALFGLAIAAKLLPAVLLPGALAGVRRWRDAAALLLPAAAVVALTYLPYVLVSRASVFGYLGGYAEEEGYEDPGAGGRYALLRLVLPDSWSVPAVAVGMLAVTAYVWRRGDPEQPWSAALLVTGTAFLLMTPGYSWYALLLIALVALDGRAEWLGVALAGAAAYVSVRALGGATIPVAYGLAGAAVLAGWALRRRAAARGGRGFTPDRRRRTLPGAVSRCGTGPRRPSSPGGC, translated from the coding sequence ATGGACCACCCCCGCGCCCGGCCCCTCCTCACCACCGTGCTGCTGCTCGCCGCGCTGACCGCCGTTCTCGTGCCCGCCGTCCGCGAGGAGGGCTACTTCGCCGACCCGGCCCGGCTCACCTGGTGGTACGCGGCCGCCTGGACGCTGTTCGGGGCGGCCGCCTGGTCGCTGCGGCGGGTCCCGGAGCGGTACGTGGTCCCGCTCGTGCTGGCGGGTGCACTGGCCGTCTGCGCGGCGGGGCTCTCCGGGCCGCCGCTGACCAGCACCGATTCCTTCCGCTACGCCTGGGACGGGCGGGTGCAGGCCGCCGGGATCTCCCCCTACGACCACGCCCCCGCCGATCCGGCGCTGCGCACCCTGCGCGACGACTGGCTGTTCCCGCGCGGCGGGGCCGCCTGCGCCGGGCCCGACCGGGTGGCCATCGAGCCGGGGGTGTGCACCCGCATCAACCGGCCCACCGTCCACACCGTCTACCCGCCCGTCGCGGAGGGGTACTTCGGGCTGGTCCACGCCCTGTCCCCGGCGGGCGTGCGGCACAAGGCCCTGCAGACCGGCGGGGCCCTGCTGGCGCTCGCCGTCACAGGGGCGCTGCTGCTGGTCCAGCGCCGCCGGGGCGCGCGGCTCCGTACCGCCGCGTACTGGGCCTGGTGTCCGGCGGTGGCGGTGGAGGCGGTGAACAACGCACACGTGGACGTGCTCGCGGTCCTGCTGTCGGTGGCGGCGCTGGGGATGGTGGTGCGCCGACGCGCCCTCGGCGGCGCCCTGTTCGGGCTGGCGATCGCGGCGAAGCTGCTGCCCGCCGTGCTGCTGCCGGGCGCACTGGCCGGCGTACGGCGGTGGCGGGACGCGGCGGCGCTGCTGCTGCCGGCGGCCGCTGTGGTGGCCCTGACGTACCTGCCGTACGTACTGGTCTCCCGCGCGTCGGTCTTTGGTTATTTGGGCGGCTACGCCGAGGAGGAGGGGTACGAGGACCCGGGCGCGGGCGGCCGCTACGCGCTGCTGCGCCTCGTGCTCCCGGACTCCTGGTCGGTGCCCGCGGTCGCGGTCGGGATGCTGGCGGTGACGGCGTACGTCTGGCGCCGCGGGGATCCCGAACAGCCCTGGAGCGCCGCGCTGTTGGTGACGGGTACGGCGTTCCTGCTGATGACGCCGGGGTACTCCTGGTACGCGCTGCTGCTGATCGCGCTGGTGGCGCTGGACGGCCGCGCCGAGTGGCTGGGGGTGGCGCTCGCGGGGGCGGCGGCGTACGTCTCGGTGCGCGCGCTGGGCGGGGCTACGATCCCGGTGGCGTACGGGCTGGCGGGCGCGGCCGTGCTCGCGGGATGGGCGCTGCGCCGACGGGCGGCGGCCCGGGGAGGAAGGGGATTCACCCCGGACCGCCGCCGCCGCACGCTCCCCGGAGCGGTCAGCCGATGTGGAACGGGTCCCCGTAGACCTTCCAGTCCAGGGGGGTGTTGA
- a CDS encoding GNAT family N-acetyltransferase — protein sequence MEQRVADGTVTAELVGERVRLEPLELRHHDGLCEAVRDGSLWELAVTTVPHPDDVRGYIEDAVTGRAAGTQLPYATVDAATGRVIGSTRLMVINTANRRLEIGWTFLAASRQRSGANTEAKLLMLTHAFETMGMNRVELLTDVRNAKSRAAITRLGAQHEGVLRHHMVMRDGWIRDTAVYSITRPEWPEVERGLRARLAAHGAAGGAARAEG from the coding sequence ATGGAACAGCGGGTGGCGGACGGCACGGTGACGGCTGAGCTGGTCGGGGAGCGGGTACGGCTGGAGCCGCTGGAGCTCCGCCACCACGACGGCCTGTGCGAGGCGGTCCGCGACGGCAGTCTGTGGGAGCTCGCGGTGACCACGGTCCCGCACCCGGACGACGTGCGGGGCTACATCGAGGACGCGGTCACGGGACGGGCGGCGGGCACACAGCTCCCGTACGCCACCGTGGACGCGGCGACGGGGCGGGTCATCGGGTCGACCCGGCTGATGGTGATCAACACCGCGAACCGGCGACTGGAGATCGGCTGGACCTTCCTGGCCGCGTCCCGGCAGCGGAGCGGAGCGAACACGGAGGCGAAGCTGCTGATGCTGACGCACGCCTTCGAGACGATGGGGATGAACCGGGTCGAGCTGCTCACGGACGTGCGGAACGCGAAGTCGCGGGCGGCGATCACCCGGCTCGGCGCGCAGCACGAGGGCGTACTGCGGCACCACATGGTCATGCGGGACGGCTGGATCCGCGATACGGCGGTGTACAGCATCACGCGTCCGGAGTGGCCGGAGGTGGAGCGGGGCCTGCGCGCCCGCCTGGCGGCCCACGGCGCGGCCGGCGGCGCGGCTCGCGCCGAGGGCTGA
- the corA gene encoding magnesium/cobalt transporter CorA, giving the protein MFSTLRRAVRRSYRRAVDLSHPARSPLGSAVVNCIVYRDGVRQDGHGHADVGEALRRVRKTGEGFVWVGLHEPSQEEFAGLAELLGLHPLAVGDAVQAHQRPKIERYDETLFAVFKTVRYVEHEELTATSEVVETGELMAFAGSDFVITIRHGGRGTLGSVREELETFPERLTKGPVSVLHALADHVVDEYVAVTDAVQNDIDAVETMVFSEHGGRGDAGRIYQLKRELLELRRAVAPLARPLQQLSTQPIPVIPPEMRTYFRDVADHLTRATDQITAYDALLDSILQAHLAQVTVAQNEDMRKITAWAAIVAVPTMVCGVYGMNFDHMPELHWTYGYPLVLGVMAVACFVIHRGFRRNGWL; this is encoded by the coding sequence ATGTTCAGCACCCTGCGCCGGGCCGTGCGCCGCAGCTACCGGCGGGCCGTCGACCTCAGTCACCCGGCCCGCTCCCCGCTCGGCAGCGCCGTCGTCAACTGCATCGTGTACCGGGACGGCGTACGCCAGGACGGGCACGGCCACGCCGATGTGGGCGAGGCGCTGCGCCGCGTCCGCAAGACGGGCGAGGGCTTCGTCTGGGTCGGCCTGCACGAGCCCTCGCAGGAGGAGTTCGCGGGGCTCGCCGAGCTGCTCGGCCTGCACCCGCTCGCCGTCGGGGACGCGGTCCAGGCCCACCAGCGGCCCAAGATCGAGCGCTACGACGAGACCCTCTTCGCCGTGTTCAAGACCGTGCGGTACGTGGAGCACGAGGAACTGACGGCGACCAGCGAGGTGGTGGAGACCGGCGAGCTCATGGCCTTCGCCGGCAGCGACTTCGTCATCACCATCCGGCACGGCGGGCGCGGCACCCTCGGGTCGGTGCGCGAGGAGCTGGAGACCTTCCCCGAACGGCTGACCAAGGGGCCGGTCTCCGTCCTGCACGCGCTGGCCGACCACGTGGTCGACGAGTACGTGGCCGTCACGGACGCGGTGCAGAACGACATAGACGCCGTCGAGACCATGGTCTTCAGCGAGCACGGCGGCCGCGGGGACGCCGGCCGGATCTACCAGCTCAAGCGCGAACTGCTGGAACTGCGCAGGGCGGTGGCCCCGCTGGCCCGCCCGCTCCAGCAGCTGAGCACCCAGCCGATCCCGGTCATCCCGCCGGAGATGCGCACGTACTTCCGGGACGTCGCCGACCATCTGACCCGCGCCACCGACCAGATCACCGCGTACGACGCCCTCCTCGACTCGATACTGCAGGCCCATCTCGCGCAGGTGACCGTCGCCCAGAACGAGGACATGCGCAAGATCACCGCGTGGGCGGCCATCGTCGCCGTTCCGACGATGGTCTGCGGGGTCTACGGCATGAACTTCGACCACATGCCCGAACTGCACTGGACCTACGGATATCCCCTCGTGCTCGGCGTGATGGCCGTCGCCTGCTTCGTCATCCACCGGGGCTTCCGGCGCAACGGCTGGCTCTGA
- a CDS encoding class I SAM-dependent methyltransferase: MIGVDVTHAMLDAAARAGHGGPARLLLADCARLPLAAGAVHGIFAAGLLDHLPRPAAALREWARVTAPGGELLLFHPSGRAERAARHGRAVSPDDPLAEPNLRPALEAAGWHVATYEDAPTHFLIRATR; the protein is encoded by the coding sequence GTGATCGGCGTCGACGTCACGCACGCCATGCTTGACGCCGCCGCCCGCGCGGGGCACGGCGGCCCGGCGCGGCTGCTGCTGGCCGACTGCGCGCGGCTCCCGCTGGCGGCCGGCGCCGTCCACGGCATCTTCGCCGCCGGGCTCCTGGACCATCTGCCGCGTCCGGCCGCCGCCCTGCGCGAGTGGGCCCGCGTCACCGCCCCCGGCGGGGAACTGCTGCTCTTCCACCCCTCCGGCCGGGCGGAGCGCGCCGCCCGCCACGGGCGCGCCGTCAGCCCCGACGACCCGCTGGCCGAACCGAACCTCCGCCCGGCCCTCGAAGCGGCGGGCTGGCACGTGGCCACGTACGAGGACGCCCCCACCCACTTCCTGATCCGCGCGACCCGCTGA
- a CDS encoding chitosanase yields MFTPHRKRLAVSTLLGAALLAVPVTAHATASAPAAAPASAQASAAAVGLDDPVKKDIAMQIVSSAENSSLNWKAQYKYIEDIDDGRGYTAGIIGFCSGTHDMLELVEYYTQIKPGNVLAKYLPALRKVDGSDSHAGLDPNFTKDWVKAASDSDFKKAQDHERDRVYFNPAVKQGKSDGVGVLGQFTYYDAIVMHGDGGDSTSFRNIRKRALTKAKPPAQGGNETTWLNAFLDARVWAMKQEEAHSDTSRVDTAQRVWLKKDNLNLNTPLDWKVYGDPFHIG; encoded by the coding sequence GTGTTCACCCCCCACCGCAAGCGACTGGCCGTAAGTACCCTGCTCGGCGCCGCCCTTCTCGCCGTGCCCGTCACCGCCCACGCGACCGCCTCCGCCCCCGCCGCGGCTCCGGCTTCCGCGCAGGCGTCGGCCGCCGCCGTCGGACTCGACGATCCGGTGAAGAAGGACATCGCCATGCAGATCGTCTCCAGCGCCGAGAACTCCTCGCTGAACTGGAAGGCGCAGTACAAGTACATCGAGGACATAGACGACGGCCGCGGCTACACGGCGGGCATCATCGGGTTCTGTTCCGGCACCCACGACATGCTCGAACTCGTCGAGTACTACACGCAGATCAAGCCGGGCAACGTGCTCGCCAAGTACCTGCCCGCCCTGCGGAAGGTCGACGGCAGCGACTCGCACGCCGGCCTCGACCCCAACTTCACCAAGGACTGGGTGAAGGCGGCCTCCGACTCCGACTTCAAGAAGGCCCAGGACCACGAGCGCGACCGCGTCTACTTCAACCCGGCGGTGAAGCAGGGCAAGTCCGACGGAGTCGGCGTGCTCGGGCAGTTCACCTACTACGACGCCATCGTCATGCACGGCGACGGCGGCGACTCCACCAGCTTCCGCAACATCCGCAAGCGCGCCCTCACCAAGGCCAAGCCCCCGGCCCAGGGCGGCAACGAGACCACCTGGCTGAACGCCTTCCTCGACGCCCGGGTCTGGGCGATGAAGCAGGAGGAGGCACACAGCGACACGAGCCGCGTCGACACGGCCCAGCGGGTGTGGCTCAAGAAGGACAACCTCAACCTCAACACCCCCCTGGACTGGAAGGTCTACGGGGACCCGTTCCACATCGGCTGA